GGAGCCCTAGTAAAGCGACTAAAGATTATTTAATCATTATGCCGAAAGTGAACACCCTAATTTGAACAAAGATAAGCCACTTTATTTAAACGCTCctctttttaaattgaattcagTTCATCTAAATAGACATGGATGAAAGCAACGATACTCCCATTGTCCTCCGAGATGATATAATCGGAACCATCAATAGAATATCTAAGAATGAGAAGATCGAAAATGCTACGTTGCACATTTCGGAAGCCACTGCCAAAGGAGATAACTATGTTGGGAAACTTTACCGTGTGAAAGCCATTGATAAACACGGAAAATCGATCAGTCTGATAGTGAAGTGCGCTCCTGATGATACATATTTCAGAGATAATTTCCCCATTAGAGTCATATTCGAAAGGGAAATACTGACCTATTCCGAAATACTTCCGGCGATGGATGCTCTTcaggatgaatttaaaattcccAAGAAGGACAGGTTTTGTCATGCTGAATACTATGAAAGCATCAACGAAGTAGAGAAAGAGTGTCTTTTCTTTGGTGATTTGGCCGTGGAAGGATACAAGATGTACGACAGACAGAAATCTTTTGATAACCAACACTTGGAGCATGTGGTGAAGACTCTGGCCCGACTACACGCCACCTCTTTCGTCATGAAGAAAACCAAACCGGAGTTGTATGAAAAACTTTCCCAAAAGGTGTCGGAACCGTTGGATTTTGGAGAAGGCGAGACGATCGTGGAATTATCTAGGAAAAAGGGTAGCACCGTGATCGAAAACGCTGAAATCCGAAAAAAAGTTGAAGATGCGTTGGAAAATCcacttgaaaaatataaaagttttatagACTACAAAAGAACGGCACCATACAATGTCATATGTCACGGTGACTGCTGGATCAACAATTTCCTGTTTAAATACGAAGTaagtaaatcaaatatatatatacggtgtactctcgattatccggaccaATGGAAAAACTGAATAGAACGTATAATCCGAactatcaattttttatatcgTTTCTATTGTTTGAATGAGTGTTTGAGTAACAATAGAAACGATATCCGCATAACTAATACAATGAAATCCCGGATTTGATTTCAAATCATTTGAATCGCTATCATTGTTTTCCCGATCTAacattttcaaatcattttaaattttcctttAATCTGCATATATCAGATACTGTGTCACTTGTCTCGATCTCTTCATAATCCGATTAATCTATTTCCATGTTAGGAAGAATCTTTCTCTATGATATAACCAGTGTTGGTGTTTAAGATTTTGCTATTCCGCGTATAGTATCAAATATACACTTTCAGAAATTGGTCAAGTCATCAACTTCCTCGGTACATCGGTTGAATAAGACTACTAATATTTAGCGGTAATAATTAAGCTATCATGAGACCGTCGTTTGTTTTTAATGTAGTTTCATTCAGATGAGAAGCAGCATTATCTATTAACAATACTGCTTTCTGTGGcaattctttactttttaaaaatctCTCACTTCAGGAACCCATTTAGTTTTGAAACAATCTTCGAAGATCTCTCTATCCATCCATGTTCCTTTTTGGTTATAATAATCAATAGGAAGATTTTGTATTTCAGTCCCATTGAAGTTTTTTTGCTTTTCTAAACctgaatcaaaattttcatattcatttgttcggaaggatatacatatgtacatatgtacatacatacagtactcTCACAATCTCTTATGAACCCCTACAACTTTTTTCTGTTTTACTATATTTCAAACAGTTTAATATTCCATATTCTTCGACGAGCTTTAATGTTGATTCCCTATTTTCGAATCCCTAGTTTCATTCAGATTAGAAGAAGtattatctatttaaaatactgCCTTTATCTACTACCCATTTAGTTTTCAACCTACCTTTCTAAGATCTCTCTTGCAATCCATGCTCCCTTTTGGTTATAATAATCAATGggaagattttttatttcagtccTATTAAGATTTTTTGGCTTTTCTAAACCTGAATCTAAATCATCCTATGaagatattttcatattctttcgTTTGGAAGGATATACAAACAGTACTCTCACAATCTCTTATGAACGCCTACAACTTTTTTCTGTTTTACTATATTTCAAACAGTTTAATATTCCATATTCTTCGACGAGCTTTAATCTTGATTCCCTATTTTCGAATCCCTAGTTACATTCAGATAAGAAGaagcattatatatttaaaatactgccTTAATCTACCACCCATTTAGTTTTCAACCTACCTTCGAAGATCTCTCTTGCAATCCATGCTACCTTTTGGTTATAATAATCAATGggaagattttttatttcagtccTATTAAGATTTTTTGGCTTTTCTAAATCTGAATCTAAATCATCCTATGaagatattttcatattctttcgTTTGGAAGGATATACAAACAGTACTCTCACAATCTCTTATGAACGCCTACAACTTTTTTCTGTTTTACTATATTTCAAACAGTTTAATATTCCATATTCTTCGACGAGCTTTAATCTTGATTCCCTATTTTCGAATCCCTAGTTACATTCAGATAAGAAGaagcattatatatttaaaatactgccTTAATCTACCACCCATTTAGTTTTCAACCTACCTTCGAAGATCTCTCTTGCAATCCATGCTACCTTTTGGTTATAATAATCAATGggaagattttttatttcagtccTATTAAGATTTTTTGGCTTTTCTAAACCTGAATCTAAATCATCCTATGaagatattttcatattctttcgTTTGGAAGGATATACAAACAGTACTCTCACAATCTCTTATGAACGCCTACAACTTTTTTCTGTTTTACTATATTTCAAACAGTTTAATATTCCATATTCTTCGACGAGCTTTAATCTTGATTCCCTATTTTCGAATCCCTAGTTACATTCAGATAAGAAGaagcattatatatttaaaatactgccTTAATCTACCACCCATTTAGTTTTCAACCTACCTTCGAAGATCTCTCTTGCAATCCATGCTACCTTTTGGTTATAATAATCAATGggaagattttttatttcagtccTATTAAGATTTTTTGGCTTTTCTAAACCTGAATCTAAATCATCCTATGaagatattttcatattctttcgTTTGGAAGGATATACAAACAGTACTCTCACAATCTCTTATGAACGCCTACAACTTTTTTCTGTTTTACTATATTTCAAACAGTTTAATATTCCATATTCTTCGACGAGCTTTAATGTTGATTCCCTATTTTCGAATCCCTAGTTTCATTCAGATTAGAAGAAGtattatctatttaaaatactgCCTTTATCTACTACCCATTTAGTTTTCAACCTACCTTTCTAAGATCTCTCTTGCAATCCATGCTCCCTTTTGGTTATAATAATCAATGggaagattttttatttcagtccTATTAAGATTTTTTGGCTTTTCTAAACCTGAATCTAAATCATCCTATGaagatattttcatattctttcgTTTGGAAGGATATACAAACAGTACTCTCACAATCTCTTATGAACGCCTACAACTTTTTTCTGTTTTACTATATTTCAAACAGTTTAATATTCCATATTCTTCGACGAGCTTTAATCTTGATTCCCTATTTTCGAATCCCTAGTTACATTCAGATAAGAAGaagcattatatatttaaaatactgccTTAATCTACCACCCATTTAGTTTTCAACCTACCTTCGAAGATCTCTCTTGCAATCCATGCTACCTTTTGGTTATAATAATCAATGggaagattttttatttcagtccTATTAAGATTTTTTGGCTTTTCTAAACCTAAATCTAAATCATCGTATgatgatattttcatattctttcgTTTGGAAACATATACAAACAGTACTCTCACAATCTTCTATGAACACccacaactttttttttgttttactatATTTCGAACAGTTTAATATTCCATATTCTATGACGAGCTGAAATGTGGACTCCCTATTTTCGAATCTCTCAATTAACGCAAGTGTTTGTTTTATAATGAAGACAATTTTCTTGTGCTTATTTCGTCGGCTTcttgatttttgaaaaaatcgattATCTCAAaacaagtattttttaattaaaccttTAAGCCAATATAACGACTATTAGTTCCATATAAGTCCTAAATAATgcagtttaatttatttcaagcaCAGATAATCAGCGAACCagataatccgcacccggataatcgagatgACACTGTAGAGTATGATGTTTATATAGTACCTATAAATACAATATGGCCGCAGGCCGTATGCCGAATTAAGACACCGTTTAATCGGCCTCTTATGTGTACAAAATATAAACGCAatcgaataatattatttttatattattttcaggaTGATAAATTATTAGATGTGAAATTCGTCGACTGGCAAGTAATTCGTCTGGCATCGCCCATTACCGATATTGCTTACATGATGTTCTCGAGCACGGATGAACAAATGAGGTCAGATTGTTACGTGAGATCATTAGATCAGTACTATGAAGCATTGGACAGAAACATCACCATGATGGGTTGCAAGATTGCCGAGTGCTATCCACGTGAAGTTTTCGAAGATCAGATCAAATCGACGATGCCCTTCGGACTGATAACTTCGATGATACTACTTCCTTTAATCCTATGCGAAAGAGATAACACGCCGAAAACAGATTTAACACTGGAGAACTACAATGAGGAAATGTTGGACAACCTATTGTCAAAATCTTGCAGGGATCGTATAAACGGAATCGCCAGAGACTTTGCGTCTTATGGTTTAATTTAAAAGTAGTTCATTATtaagaatatatacataaaatcattcacgtgtatacatatgtatgtatatttgtctaTGTATTAAATTCCACTATTCCATttgaattacattttattacagTATTAATGCAGTATTTAAGACaactaataattaatttatcatacaaaagtaataaatgtaaatattaatcacTTCAGGCGCGTTTCATGAcggaatatttatgtatgtatagcttaCGTCAGTtttataaaaaagttaaatagttaaaataatatgtaagttatccttaaataaataccataatcgctaactaaatattataatttaatttactgTAAGAAAAGTAGTCCTGGAGAGGGGCTCCACTTTTTATGTGTGACAATAATGATATTgtaatttcgaaataaaaatcCAATCCCACATCTTATGACattttcttaaatattatatactagtgtttttaccaggcttcgctcggtatttttaatataaacagcttaaacatgaccattattaaatttatttgattagttttcttttatttaagttttttgattacttttattttatttaaatttaattgattagttttattttattttaatttatttgaatattcgttttttttttattaaattgaacgtcacggattttgcgaaacaaacaaacatacatacatacaaagtctccttcgaaattatatgtatattagactagttgttttacccggcttcgctcagtatttgtaatataaacagcttaaacatagcgaatataatagtaaatattcattttttttattatatttatttgaattgaaaaaaaatcgaatcgttgtcatagaaactttcctAACAGTTCGCAAACAAAaatagtctctttcgaaagtatatattagatgtacataaatacatacacattatgcttcTATTTATAGTCTACCTTAATTTTTCGCCAATTATTAAATGACCAcagttattatattaaatatcgaTCAAAGATTATCTACTATTTGTAGacttaaaataaagataaaaattctcatttgttttttattaaattttcatactaaGATAACttacgataaataaaatatatacttggTAATGAATACGTGTCTGTTGCAATAATCCTAATAGAACTTATCATATAGCAATCTtagttgtttttattaattttaaaacaagatGACATTATCAGTACAGATTAGTACAGATTAGATTAGATTTATTATTAGTGCAATTATCAGTACAGATtagatttataatattgtaatttatagaTAAAGCTGTTAACTTCaagttgtttttttcgtttttgaTAAATAGAATCAGTTCTTTAAAATGAGCACGGCTGAAAGCAACGACACTCCGATCGTCCTTCGGGACGATATAATCGAAACCATCAATAGAATATCTAAGTATGAGAAGATCGAAGATGCTACATTGGACATTTCGGAAGCTACTAACAAAGGAGATAACTATCTTGGGAAACTTTACCGTGTGAAAGCCAGCGATAAACACGGAAAATCGATCAGTGTGATAGTGAAGTGTGCTCCTGATTTTATAGCGTTGAGAGAGGTTTTTCCAGTAGCGTCCATATACGAAAAggaaatatttacttattctgaAATACTTCCAGCACTAGACGCACTTCAAGATGAGTTTAACATACCCGAGAAAGATCGGTTTCATCACGCTAAACACTATGAAAGTGTCAGTGAAGTGGAGAAAGAGTGTCTCTTCATTGGTGATTTGGCCGTGGATGGATACAAGATGTACAATAGACAGAAGCCTTTTGACAAACAACACTTGGAGCTGGTGATGAAAACTCTGGCCCAGTTACACGTCACCTCATTCGCCATGAAGAAAATCAAACCGGAACTATACGAAAAACTCACGCAGAAGATTTCAGAGCCGTTTGACTTCGGAACTAGCATTGACATGATGGAAATGGGTAAAGGAAAGTCCATCAGCATAATCGAGAGCGctgaaataaagataaaacttGAAGAAGCCTTGGACAATATAGTCGAAAAATTCTATGGCTTTCTAGACCACAAAAAAACTGCGCCCTTCAATGTCATCTGTCACGGTGACTGCTGGATCaacaatttcctgttcaaataCAAAGTACGTAAGCAAAtccaatatttgtatattaccttattttaatctttaatttataccacgagggcctaacagataaccccaaatgcgccttcctagccaatcacaaatatatgtacatatttgtaattgaacaaaaatatatttatttaaagcgcAATTTCTTTAATTCAATAGCGCAAATGATTTGTTCTAATGAGAaaagctatttttattattacaaacctcctttacgtttcacttacgattacaattcaggaaaaaatttgcctcttatccgatcgttttcattctttgccatattgctcattttggtcatcaatataagtaaatggatcctccgccattacgatagagataaatatcgtttaaggcacgtttgaagtttgcaaatttgaaatctgggtgacgtatatgcagtctttagttttatacatagatggcggtagtaaaataaaattattggtatttttattcaaaataataatttatatatcttaatattatatacaaaactaaaaaagaggtttgtttttaaaaaactttttttttctaagTGCACTGATAAATCGTAccctatatgtataatatgaatgtagTATGAAAAAatccacatttattttattttatttttacatagatatatacccggtaggccttacaggtaaaccctcaatgcgcctttctagaaaattaattaaaaacattgcagcaatttttattatattaaccgctgtattttgagaggctgaaaAATAACTTTGCTCCTTGgaacgaatcatttgcgcattagaataaaGAAATTGcgcttttaataaatatatttctgttcaattataaataaatatatttgtaattggctaggaaggcacattggggttttcccgttaggcctttctggtttatacatatctatgttttAAACTCCTGTTAATATAATTTGCCACTCGAATTAATtcgttttgatttaaaaaaaaaatactcggttAGAAAAACCAATCTTCATAAAcgcggtaaattaaaaaaattgtgaaattagCTCAAATACCACggaataaaaagtatattttcgaTTGTAAAAAAAAGGAACCAAATCATAAtcgtgtcatttttttttttgtttttcaggaCGACCAAGTATTGGAATTGAAATTCGTGGACTGGCAACTGACTCGTCTGGCATCGCCCATTACAGACATAGCATACATGATGTTCTCAAGCACGGATGAACAAGTAAGATCAGATTGTTACACGAGATCATTAGATCTGTACTATGAAACATTGGACAAAAACATCACCATGATGGGCTGCAAGATCAGCGAGTGCTATCCACGTGAAGTTTTCGAAGATCAGATCAAATCGACGATGCCTTTCGGACTGATAACTTCGATGATGCTACTCACTATAATCTTGGCCGACAAAGAAAACGTACCGGATGGGGAAATGAAACCGGAAGACTTCACTGAAGATAAGCTTGACAACCTAATATCCAAAACTTACAGGGAACGTTATAACGGAGTGGCGAAAGACTTCGCTGCATATGGTTTAATCTAAAACCTCCACAATTTTCATTCAAACTATATTGCTATTgttgcaagtacatacatatatatcgaggCAACAAATCAATTTTAAGTACAGTAAAAATATCATCAGTAGGGACTATTTCAGTACAACatatttttatcgttttatataagaaaatttaataattaaataagcatacctacataatattgaaaaaaatcgattttgacGACTACGTGTTATCGATTCACCATAAAGATTATAAGCATGAAATAATATGAAGAtgtaaagaaattaaaaataaaatatttttgcatattgAAATTATGTACTACTTTCTGTTTACAGATTTTTACCAAAACCTTGTCAACTCTTATATATGACTAACatttgacgggctgaaaaccagactggtacaagtgacatttttaaaagaagtctggtttaagtgctaaaataatagcatatatgaaattctattattttagcacttaaaccagctttttttaataaaaatgtcagTCTTTTTGTCAACCAATacaaattttactttatctatgtatagatacactagtggttttgcccggcttcgctccgtatttgtaatacatatatataacgctaaaacatgactaatcttataataaacattttattaaatttatttgaatggcattattttataaaaatttatttgaatattcaaatttattaattaattaatatataaatttattttataaatatttatttgaatatttttcttattgaatatttttctttttcttaaattgactgtcacgaacaaacaaacatatatattaagtctctttcgaaattatatgtataccagaatccggcgcctgggTCCCCAGCGCCTGCGCCCCTCGGGGCCGGAGGGGAATTTATTTGTAGTCATGGAAATTTGTTTGCGTTTTCCatccaactatagttacaaagtctctttcgaaattatatattagatactacGTAGTaagaatagatgaagttttgtgattgtgcgaaaattcgaactcgagattctTTAGTGAGATATGAATAACGATGTacgaattatctccaaaatacatcTTGTTTTGAAACGTAATCAATGATCGATATAgcaaatcatataaataatatctcAATTCTgtccgtgtgtgtgtgtgcgtatagataacgctcgccgtactaaaaTAGttatttcgattcgacatacatatgtacatatgtacgtcacagctataCATGATAATAATAGCCCAATTTCACctgtttttttgtttgttgattatttttggtacaaacaaatgtatataatatgacaTAATTATCTATTGCCATTCACAATCCACTGCATCCATCCGACTAATTTGTAAAAACATATTAAGACGCATTCACAAATGCAATCACCACAATTAACAGCATTCCAATGTTATCATTGTTGTGACtagatttaaaaaatgtcaTTTTATGACATTTATCTGTAGAgatagcatatacatacatgtggttAAACATACTTACATTATATTATCAGGATAAAGcttaaaaaacgtttaaaaaaaattacggtttAGTTTAAAAGCAGTagattattatgaatatatgcatgtatagtcaatatatttgaaaatttgatagttCCATGATTGCCATTCGAATTGTATTTTACAATGGTATTATTGCACTAAGAATGTGattgattataattatattaaaagtgcACATGTagagttaaaaaaattattattggcacatatttcatgcaaatatttatatagtctTAATTAAGCACTAATAATAACACTATatagatatgtgttttttaaatcacgcgatttttctatatcttggtgttgttcggtcgatgtctcaaaatatgtcaattttctgttcaaaatgaatattgaaatctatagtcgggtattttatctttcatttgtagtactttttaactttcaaatctctctaagtagtcgtccagttcaaatcaaaagtcaaaagtacgtattttcacttgggattttttcccaactgttaatactatatctTATATCGAATATTTTCTATTGGAagatgtttattggaatagtgttctggctacactattttttgttttcgtttaaaagggttaattgtaaCTGTTCTGAACAAttataaatcggtaaaattgcgattGGTCAATGAAGATACACAATGTATAAAagcaataattattaaataaaaatctaccaagccttctaaaataaaataattttatttaacacagtaacgattttatatctttttataattttatatataatttaaaatctgaATATTACCTGGGGACGCCTGTTACATCGTTATGaccaaatatgaatataaaaatgaaataaaacaaaattactaAATTGAAAACGgggaataaatacataattggaCTTTATTTTAGTTAGTATTCCCTAAGTAAACAACTTTATTTCGGCTACTTTACACTTAAAATTAGATACTATTCACTTGGTACATCTTAACTGAATTTCCAATAGatagtcatacatatgtagataggccTTGATTCTTATcactataaattaaataaaaatagacaccCTAATTCATTAAATTCATTGAGAGTTAACTTGTCAtgctttaatatatgtatgtacatacatagatattctcctgatttatttttatacgggGGGGGGGTTAGAGTAAACATATCTGAAGGTCTCTgtgataataaaatttcatttaaaattgtttgTCGATATGTTATATCATCTTGTTTATCTATTGCATTGTTTATTATCTTGCACATTGTCCTCATGATTAGGGCACATCAAAAACaatgaatttttgaatttggaaaCAACTTCAGTTAAAAAAGAAGTTCTGAATCATGggaaatccgtaaaaaataaaataaaaattctaacaAAACTATTTACTCTGCTGCCAGCCCATTCAAATTTGTGAAAATggtaaattttaccgattttcgaaggtttttatttaatttaaactccGTTCTATTagtttatgtttttaattaacctgatcatataaatggaatatttttacATCAAAAACACTTCACTTGAGATGTTCATTCACATAGCTAAGgtacgaaaaaaaatctgaaacttaGTCGCGCATACCTTAAACGCCAGTATTGGCGCGTCTccttattataatatgtatgtaaatacattttacataacaAAGTCCATGCCAGAATATGTTTACTCGTATTGcttcatattttcaataatGTCATAtgctaatattataaatttgcattCGCTATATAAAAGAGACTTGTAACAATAGTCACCCAGTTACATATAAAGCTATGTAAAAATTTCCACGTCAATTTccaatgttaaataaatacaaaacaacTATTTTTATCTCAGTTATCAACAAAgattattcaatataatattgaatatttgtgaATCGAGCTCAGTCCAGCCTCATACAACCATGGGTGAAAACGTAGAAGCTCCGATTGTTCTTCGCGACGACTTGGTCCAAATTATCAATGGAGTATTTAAAGACGAAAACGTTGAGAGTGCATCAATGGAAGTGTCCGAAGCTTCTGGCAAAGGAGATAACTATTTAGGAAAACTTTACCGAGTGAAAGCCAGCGGAAAACATGGAAAATCGATCAGCATCATAGTAAAGTGTGCTCTTGATGCAAAACTAATAAGGGATAATTTTCCGGTAGAAATATTATACCAAAGGGAAATACATGCATATTCCAAAATGCTACCAATCCTATACTCCCTTCAGAACGAATGCCACCTTCCAAATAAGGAAAAGTTTTACTTTGCAAAATACTACGATAGTATAACTGAAATAGAAAAAGAAACTCTCTTCATCGGTGATTTGGCAGTAGAAGGATACAAGATGTACAACAGACAAAAACCATTTGATAGACAGCACTTGGAGCTAGTTGTAAAAAATCTAGCTCGATTTCATGCCACCTCCTTTGTCTTAAAGCAAAAGAACCCGACACTGTTCGATCAATTTTCCCAAAAGGTTGGAAGGAAAATGGAATACGGCGATAACATCGGAATGTTCATGGAAATTGCGAAGAAGAAATGTTTCGACACAATCGAGAGTGCTGAAATCAGGCAAAGAGTGGAAGCAAATTTAGAAGACTTCATGGGAAAATTCGATGGTTATTTGGACTACAAAACTGCAGAACCGTACAACGCCATATGCCACGGCGATTGCTGGATCAACAATTTCTTGTTTAAATATGAGGTGagtgtttttaaatacatttttaattaacaaaCTTTTTCTGTTTTAACACATTTAATGCGGGAAACAGAGATTACAGTTTTTAGTGTGTTGTTGCTTGTTATGTTTAAAAGTTTTGTGCCGATATGTTTAAAAGTTTTGTTCAATTTACAAACACTTTtggaattttcaataaattgacaaTTCTTTTTGAAAAAGTTCTCTGGTTTAGTTGGTCCAATGAACATGTATAGAGTTAGATTTTATCTTGTGAGCAGATTCCAATCATTACAATGACTTGTCACTTTTAGCAAATGATCATTATTTCATTGATAACacttcgacacgaaaaatggttcagatacgtgatatgacttttcttatatatgtatgtatgtatctatgccaagtgaacacgaatctgtaACTGGCTTACCTCCTTATTGTTAATTATTGATTACCTCCTgcttgttattaatccacaagaatagtcgaaatataatttttatttaattctcatacaaagataatttaatatattatccctattaataaaattcagattcgtgtaaatattaGTACGAGCATTTAGCTCAAAATtttacctatttaaaattcagcacacttccaataattaacaattaactcttttaaacgaaaacaaaaaatattatggccagaacactattccaataaacatcttccaatagaaaatactcgatgtaaaatagtattaacagtggggaaaaaatcccaagtgaaaatatgtacttttgacttttaattta
This Arctopsyche grandis isolate Sample6627 chromosome 7, ASM5162203v2, whole genome shotgun sequence DNA region includes the following protein-coding sequences:
- the LOC143914939 gene encoding uncharacterized protein LOC143914939, producing the protein MDESNDTPIVLRDDIIGTINRISKNEKIENATLHISEATAKGDNYVGKLYRVKAIDKHGKSISLIVKCAPDDTYFRDNFPIRVIFEREILTYSEILPAMDALQDEFKIPKKDRFCHAEYYESINEVEKECLFFGDLAVEGYKMYDRQKSFDNQHLEHVVKTLARLHATSFVMKKTKPELYEKLSQKVSEPLDFGEGETIVELSRKKGSTVIENAEIRKKVEDALENPLEKYKSFIDYKRTAPYNVICHGDCWINNFLFKYENQFFKMSTAESNDTPIVLRDDIIETINRISKYEKIEDATLDISEATNKGDNYLGKLYRVKASDKHGKSISVIVKCAPDFIALREVFPVASIYEKEIFTYSEILPALDALQDEFNIPEKDRFHHAKHYESVSEVEKECLFIGDLAVDGYKMYNRQKPFDKQHLELVMKTLAQLHVTSFAMKKIKPELYEKLTQKISEPFDFGTSIDMMEMGKGKSISIIESAEIKIKLEEALDNIVEKFYGFLDHKKTAPFNVICHGDCWINNFLFKYKDDQVLELKFVDWQLTRLASPITDIAYMMFSSTDEQVRSDCYTRSLDLYYETLDKNITMMGCKISECYPREVFEDQIKSTMPFGLITSMMLLTIILADKENVPDGEMKPEDFTEDKLDNLISKTYRERYNGVAKDFAAYGLI
- the LOC143914723 gene encoding uncharacterized protein LOC143914723, whose product is MGENVEAPIVLRDDLVQIINGVFKDENVESASMEVSEASGKGDNYLGKLYRVKASGKHGKSISIIVKCALDAKLIRDNFPVEILYQREIHAYSKMLPILYSLQNECHLPNKEKFYFAKYYDSITEIEKETLFIGDLAVEGYKMYNRQKPFDRQHLELVVKNLARFHATSFVLKQKNPTLFDQFSQKVGRKMEYGDNIGMFMEIAKKKCFDTIESAEIRQRVEANLEDFMGKFDGYLDYKTAEPYNAICHGDCWINNFLFKYEGDKVTDMKFIDWQVVRLASPITDIAYVMFSSTDEQLRSNLYTSSLDLYYNTLDKNINMMGCNTAECYPLEVFKDQIKSTMPFGLISAILLLPTVLCNAEDTLDMDIKPEDVDQSVYENLLSKKSKDRLNGVFRDMVSYGII